A section of the Marmota flaviventris isolate mMarFla1 chromosome 19, mMarFla1.hap1, whole genome shotgun sequence genome encodes:
- the Sstr5 gene encoding somatostatin receptor type 5, giving the protein MEPLFPASMQDWNVSVTPGGGHNGTQGGPAPSVGARAVLVPILYLLVCVVGLGGNTLVIYVVLRHAKMKTVTNVYILNLAVADVLLMLGLPFLATQNAVSYWPFGSFLCRLVMTLDGINQFTSIFCLTIMSVDRYLAVVHPLRSARWRRPRVAKLASAAVWAFSLLMSLPLLVFADIQEGWGTCNLSWPEPVGLWGAAFITYTSVLGFFGPLLVICLCYLLIVVKVKASGVRVGSSRRRRSERKVTRMVVVVVLVFVGCWLPFFIVNIVNLAFTLPEEPTSAGLYFFVVVLSYANSCANPLLYGFLSDNFRQSFRKVLCLRGGYGAEDADTVEPQPDKSGRPQEVALPVRSCEANGRMQTSRL; this is encoded by the coding sequence ATGGAGCCCCTGTTCCCGGCCTCCATGCAGGACTGGAATGTGTCGGTCACCCCTGGAGGTGGCCACAACGGGACGCAGGGGGGACCGGCACCCTCAGTGGGTGCCCGGGCAGTGCTTGTGCCCATCCTGTATCTGCTGGTATGCGTGGTAGGGCTGGGCGGCAACACACTGGTCATCTATGTGGTACTGCGCCACGCCAAGATGAAGACGGTCACCAACGTGTACATCCTCAACCTCGCCGTGGCCGATGTGCTGCTCATGCTGGGGCTGCCCTTCCTGGCCACACAGAACGCAGTCTCCTACTGGCCATTCGGCTCTTTCCTGTGCCGCCTAGTCATGACACTAGATGGCATCAACCAGTTCACCAGCATCTTTTGCCTGACCATCATGAGTGTGGACCGCTACCTGGCCGTGGTCCATCCACTGCGCTCTGCCCGGTGGCGCCGCCCGCGGGTGGCCAAACTGGCCAGCGCAGCCGTCTGGGCCTTCTCTCTGCTCATGTCGCTGCCGCTGCTGGTCTTCGCTGACATCCAAGAGGGATGGGGCACCTGCAACCTCAGCTGGCCGGAGCCAGTGGGACTGTGGGGTGCCGCCTTCATCACCTACACGTCCGTGCTGGGCTTCTTCGGGCCGCTGCTGGTCATCTGCCTCTGCTACCTGCTGATTGTGGTGAAGGTGAAGGCGTCGGGTGTGCGTGTGGGCTCCTCGCGACGACGGCGGTCGGAGCGCAAGGTGACAcgcatggtggtggtggtggtgctggtgttCGTGGGCTGCTGGCTGCCTTTCTTCATAGTCAACATCGTCAACCTGGCCTTCACGCTGCCCGAGGAGCCCACCTCCGCCGGCCTCTACTTCTTTGTGGTGGTCCTGTCCTATGCCAACAGCTGCGCCAACCCCCTGCTCTACGGCTTCCTCTCTGACAACTTCCGCCAGAGCTTCCGGAAGGTTCTGTGCCTCCGTGGGGGCTATGGTGCAGAGGATGCAGACACCGTGGAGCCACAGCCGGACAAGAGTGGACGGCCGCAGGAGGTGGCACTGCCTGTGCGCAGCTGTGAGGCCAATGGGCGCATGCAGACCAGCCGGCTATGA